In Cryptomeria japonica chromosome 10, Sugi_1.0, whole genome shotgun sequence, a genomic segment contains:
- the LOC131060751 gene encoding LOW QUALITY PROTEIN: transcription factor SCREAM2 (The sequence of the model RefSeq protein was modified relative to this genomic sequence to represent the inferred CDS: inserted 1 base in 1 codon; deleted 1 base in 1 codon) yields the protein MAWSDSVDKSLSFFNAPTALPGEQEESKWNYTYNHDYLIGKQCYYNPAFDTSQGNEEGLLSSSLAYPPAPLSLTLNNISGMMNIAGNFDVQGCFSSGFGSVEASSWINGDEQRQKIFGDVGELVTMNGGKSADGRNEKQHCVFNDVGFERRTNSSDMGKVGVGNSKGKKNHNCFSAKNLMAERRRRKKLNDRLSMLRXVVPKISKMDRASILGDAVGYMNELLQRINELQNSSFNLQRLLICLVPQCPIASHLYTLLLSVKIRKTHLSLPNPDTKPVKVEVSKRESKIHMFCSRKPGLLLSTMQTLHVLGLDVNQAVISCFDGFSVDVFQAEQSMGNDIPAEEIKKLLLHSAS from the exons ATGGCTTGGTCTGACTCTGTAGACAAGAGTTTATCTTTTTTTAATGCACCAACTGCTCTTCCTGgagaacaagaagaatctaagtgGAACTACACTTACAATCATGATTATCTCATTGGGAAACAATGTTACTATAATCCAGCATTTGACACCAGTCAAGGAAATGAGGAGGGTCTTTTGAGCTCTTCTCTGGCTTACCCACCAGCCCCATTAAGCTTAACGCTGAACAATATTAGTGGGATGATGAATATTGCTGGAAATTTTGATGTTCAGGGCTGCTTTTCCTCAGGATTTGGGAGTGTGGAGGCTTCTTCTTGGATTAATGGTGATGAGCAGAGACAGAAAATATTTGGTGATGTGGGTGAATTGGTTACAATGAATGGAGGAAAATCTGCAGATGGTAGGAATGAGAAGCAGCACTGTGTCTTTAATGACGTTGGTTTTGAAAGGAGAACTAATAGTTCTGATATGGGTAAAGTTGGTGTTGGTAACAGCAAAGGGAAGAAGAATCACAACTGTTTTTCTGCTAAGAATCTCATGgcagagaggaggaggaggaagaagtTGAATGATCGTCTCTCCATGCTTC CAGTGGTGCCCAAGATCTCCAAG ATGGACAGGGCCTCAATTTTGGGAGATGCTGTTGGATACATGAATGAGCTTCTTCAACGTATTAATGAACTGCAAAAT AGCTCATTCAATCTTCAGAGGCTCCTTATCTGCCTGGTTCCTCAATGTCCCATCGCTTCACACCTATACACCCTGCTTCTCTCTGTGAAGATAAGAAAGACTCATCTTTCACTGCCTAATCCGGACACAAAACCAGTAAAG GTGGAAGTGAGTAAAAGAGAAAGTAAGATTCACATGTTCTGTTCCAGAAAGCCTGGTTTGCTTCTGTCTACAATGCAAACACTACATGTACTTGGTCTTGATGTCAACCAAGCTGTTATAAGCTGCTTCGATGGATTTTCCGTCGATGTTTTTCAAGCAGAG CAATCAATGGGGAATGACATTCCAGCTGAAGAGATAAAAAAACTTCTGCTCCACAGCGCAAGTTAA